The Dokdonia donghaensis DSW-1 DNA window ATATACTCGTGCTACGCCTTACTAATATTTTAAAACGATCTAGACCTAACCTCGCAAAGGTTAGACCAGATATAAATGAAATCACTGCGATAGGAAACTATCACTTTGATGCTCACAATCACACGCTCACCTTTAGAGAGACCGTACAATCTCTCACAGAAAAGGAAGCACAGTTGATTCAGTTTTTTTATGAAAACAAAAATCAGCTACTTCGAAGAGAAGATATTCTATCTAAAATCTGGGGAAACGACGACTTTTTCTCAGGCCGCAGTATGGACGTCTTTATCAGTCGGCTTCGAAAGTATTTTAAAGATGATTCTTCCATTTCAATTGCTAGCACAAGAGGTGTGGGATTAACCTTTACAATTGAATCATCAAAAAAATGAATAGATAATCGCTTTCGCGAAAGCGGAAGACTAAAAAAGTAAGACAATGAAAACAGTAAGAAATATATGCACAGCAGCCCTCATAGGCTTAGGAATAAATGTAATTGCACAAACAGCGCCACCTGCTCCGCCAGCACCACCAGCAACGGTTTATGAAGATGCAACTACTACGGTAACCACAAACTCGTCTAATGTATCGGTAATTACCCAAAATGGTAATTTTGGAAGTGGCGGCAGTACGTCGTACTCAGTAAGTAACTCAAATGATGAGTACCGAGTAAAATCTCGTTATCCAAGCAACAGATACGCCGCTATTAAAGACTTCTTAGTAGCCGAAATGGGTACAAAAAATATGCAGTCTAGTGGGAAGGATATGGTCTGGAGTCTTGAAGGTGATGAGGATACCGTTTATGAGATTGCACTGAGTGAGAAACGCCTCAAGATTGAACTAGATAAAACAATCGCTGCACCAGATATGATTGCAAAGTTTACAGATATGGGTAACATCTTACGTACCCTTGTTTCTGGAGGAAGCGAGCGACAAGAAATACAACGATTAGAACGCGATGCAGACCGTGCAAGACGTGATGCAGCACGTATGCAACGAGAGGCTGCACGACTTAGGGAAGTTTCTGTAAGAGATGCTGCACGGCTAGAGAGAGAGGCACTGCGCCTCTCTAATGAAGCAGAGCGACTAGGTCTTAACTCCAAAAGAGGAGGAGGTATAGATAGTTACGTGCGTGATTTACTAGAGTTATCTAGTACAAAAACGGCAGCAAGTGATGAGAAGAGTAGTCTCTGGCAATGGCCGGAGGTACAAGAAGCCCTCATTAACACTCTAAATACTGAAGGATTACTTAAAGGTGAAGAAACTATTGTATTTGTAAAAGAAGATGCCGGAGCATATGCAAACGGTACACGCTTATCTACTACTCAATGGTCTAAGGTAAATAGCGTTTTTAGAAAATATGGTATGCAGGACGTTACAGAGGTGAGTTTCTATAAAAAGGGAAACCATATTGTTATTGTAGATGGCTTTATAGCTGTAGAAAAGATTGTAACGTGGTTAACACGTAATGATTACATAGCTAGTTCTAGTAGATATGTAAAAATGATGCTTAACGGAAGCTCAGTTATAGTAGATAATGTTGCCTTGCCTAGCAGTGATGTTAAAAGGATAAACAGCTATTTACTTACTGAGGGAGTGATAACAGCTCCGGGCAAATCGCTTGTGATAAAGGAGACCGGTATGTCGCTGGGTTACAGTTACGATAAAAGTACACTAGGCACCTGGGTAAGTAGGGACTAGTTTTTACTCCTCTTCGTCTTGAAAAGTATCTCTTGCGAGCAACTTAGGCGATACCTTGTAGGTTGCAGAGTAGGTAAGACCTGCTTGTTTTGTTTTTGAAGTTAAGAACGCTCTTTTAAACCAGCGATGATCTGTAGCTCTTTTCTTTAAATCTTCGTGAGTGGTTGTGGAATACGGAGTTCCTTTAAAGAATGACTCAATAGTATAGATTCCCAGCCCATAATGCTCTGCACGATCTAGTACGGTTTCAAAATCTACTTCAGAAAATTGATAAGCAGTATCTGTTCCTGATCCATCATTTTTTGGTGTTAATCCTGCAAATACTTGTTGTTCTAAAAACTCTGATTTTTCCATAGTGCAAAAGTCGTTATTTAATCATCAAATCTATCACGATTTATAAAATAAGAATACCCTTATGGTGTTTTACGCACACCCTCTAGCAATGACTTATTAAGCTTCTCGTCATCACTTGACGATGAGGTGTGTAACACAGATATATCACCTGTAGATTCTAGTACAACTGCCTCTACTTGCTCATAGGTGAGTACATTTGCCTCTCTAAGTTTGGCAATAAGTTGCCCTTTTTCAATACGAGCATACTTTAAGTTTTCTTCGAGAATAGTACTTCCATCCATAAGGAGTAGGGGTTTGTTTGATATAAGTTTGTTTATGGCAGGCACAGCACGCTGTAGGTAGGAGAAGATAAATGTGAGAACGAGTAACGCTCCCACAGCTACAGATCCGTGTGCAATAGAGGTGCTAGAAGTAAGTATAGATGAAATAATACTCCCTATGGCAATGGTAAATGCAAAATCATATGCCGTAAATTTTGCAAAAGATCGCAACCCTATAATGCGCGTTAAAATGATGACTACTATAAAAATGATTAAGCTACCGGCTAGTGTTTGTAGTAGTGGGTCGTCTGTGCTGTAAATCCAATCCATATTGTTGTTTTTTGGGCATAGTTTATTCACAAGTTGTGATAAGCTATTATTAGTTTGACTGTAAATTATTAAATAATCATAGCTAACCCAACACTCATAACAAAGGTTTAATATCTATTGTGAAGGTATTAACGTAGCTTGCGATGTTTCGGTTGTCTGGCTTATGTAGTAACTGGTGAAAATATCAGTAATGCGAGGGATGTTGTTACGCTTTCGCGAAAGCGTAATAATACACTAGTCAATATAACTTAAAGAGAAAGCAGAACTAACTGTCTCTAAAATTTATTTGGTGTCTTCTTTTTTGCACCTAGCGGAATAAAGTTTAAAGTAAGACTTGCTTTAGCCTGTTTACTAGCATCTATGTAGAGTTCATCTTTTTTAAGAAGCTTAATTTCTTTTTTGGTCTTTTGTTTTACCTCAATTGTTTTTATAATCTCGCCGTCTTGCTGTATTCTTACAGAGAAAGGTGTATTACCGTTATTACTCACGATGGCATAACAAGGTTCTCCATAATATGGGTTTATAGCGCCATCTTGACCGGGACCTTTTCCCGTCATAAGCATACTTTGTGAGGGGGAAAGCTCAAAAGTATCTTGTGCAAGGCCCGCTAGCGGTACAAAAATGACTAGAGTAAGGAGAAGAAGGAGCTTTTTCATTTTAAATAATTTATAAGTGATGTACTTCTTAAAGGTAGTCAAAAATTATTTTTTCGGTAAAAACAGGGTAAGCCTATCTATTTCTAGATTGTCTAGATGTCCCATTTTGGAGGTGTCTTTTGTAATGAGATGTAGGTGAATGTTACTATCGTGGTGGGTGAAGATACCCTTATGCATTGTAGAGAAAAATCCAATAATTTCCACTTGCTCATTTTGCAGTGTGTAATTCGTTTGGCCTTGATGCGCTTCTTGTGGAGAAGAAACTTTTGTGCCTCTAGGTAAATTCTGTATGTGTATGTCTGCCTTAGATACAGTACCTTCTAGTTTAAATGCAAATGGTCGCTTTGCTTCTTTTGTGCGTTCACTTACAAAGTCTTCTATATCTTTTATAGTCTTCACAGACGCCGGAAGATTTATCTCATACCAGTCTGTCACGTTAGTATACACAAAAAAAGGTGCTGAGACATCATAAGTAGGTGTTACTGTCATTGCAGTGTCTGAGCTCACTTTTGATAGATAACTAGTACCATTTACAATGAGAAGTTCGCCAGTGAGATAACTCTCAGGGCCTAAGCCATAAAGTCCTTTCTTATTTGTGATGGTATCTAGTAGTATAGAATCTTCTAGTTCTCCTTTCCACATTACGTTTTTCATAGCGCCCACCACCTTTACATCTGGATACGTTGTGGGGGTGGCAGTTTCACCTTTTAAATTGCAGCTTGCTAGGCATATAGCAAATGTGAGTAGTAAAATGTATTTCAAAATATAAGTCTCTTAGGGTTTTATAGAGCACAATATAATACTAATTCATTTTATACTTCTGCCTGTACTGGCTAGGGCTTATGCCTTCTTTCTTTTTAAAGAGTCTTGAGAAATAAGGAGGGTATTCAAACCCTAGTTCATAAGCTACTTCAGAAATAGACTTCTGCGGATTAAGTAAGGTGTTCTTAGCCTCGTCTATTAAGTACAACTGTAAGTGTTCTGTTGTGGTTTTACCTGTTTCTTTTTTGAGGGTGTCGCTCAGGTAGCGTTGTGAAACAGAAAGCTTGCCTGCTATTTGTTCTATGCTGGGGATGCCGTTTTCTTGCAGCTGTCCGGTTTCAAAATAGGTATCTAGTTGTTGATTAAATAGACTTAGTAAATCTGTAGAGAATTCTTTACGATTTAAGAACTGACGTTCATAAAAGCGGTTTGCATACTTAAGTAGAGTACTAAGTTGTGAGATGATAATATCTTTACTAAACTCGTCTTGATTATTATGATACTCTGTATCTATGTTAGTTACGATAGACTCTATTTGCTTTTCTTCTTTTGGCGAGAGGTGTAGTGCTTCATTAACATTGTAAGAAAAGAAGTTGTATTTCTTGATTTGAGCCACAAGCTCTGTACCTTTTATAAAGTCTTCGTGAAAGGTAAGAGAAAAACCTTTTTGATCATAAATCACACTACTATCCCATTGAAGAACCTGTCTAGGTGCAATAAAAATGAGTGCACCATTTGTA harbors:
- a CDS encoding response regulator transcription factor — encoded protein: MIAKNNILLAEDDFDFGSILKQYLEIHNFEVTWCKDGEEAHNAFAKAHSEGVIYDICVFDVMMPKMDGFTLAEKVISINPEVPFVFLTARKMKEDRIQGLKLGADDYIVKPFEADILVLRLTNILKRSRPNLAKVRPDINEITAIGNYHFDAHNHTLTFRETVQSLTEKEAQLIQFFYENKNQLLRREDILSKIWGNDDFFSGRSMDVFISRLRKYFKDDSSISIASTRGVGLTFTIESSKK
- a CDS encoding DUF421 domain-containing protein; the encoded protein is MDWIYSTDDPLLQTLAGSLIIFIVVIILTRIIGLRSFAKFTAYDFAFTIAIGSIISSILTSSTSIAHGSVAVGALLVLTFIFSYLQRAVPAINKLISNKPLLLMDGSTILEENLKYARIEKGQLIAKLREANVLTYEQVEAVVLESTGDISVLHTSSSSDDEKLNKSLLEGVRKTP
- a CDS encoding acetolactate decarboxylase, producing MKYILLLTFAICLASCNLKGETATPTTYPDVKVVGAMKNVMWKGELEDSILLDTITNKKGLYGLGPESYLTGELLIVNGTSYLSKVSSDTAMTVTPTYDVSAPFFVYTNVTDWYEINLPASVKTIKDIEDFVSERTKEAKRPFAFKLEGTVSKADIHIQNLPRGTKVSSPQEAHQGQTNYTLQNEQVEIIGFFSTMHKGIFTHHDSNIHLHLITKDTSKMGHLDNLEIDRLTLFLPKK
- a CDS encoding helix-turn-helix domain-containing protein; its protein translation is MEHFKTLSSYINYLGLPPAEHPMLSVFTTVADGYLPCPRESSPPITNDCYTISLKKIIKGDLTYGRTKYDFTNGALIFIAPRQVLQWDSSVIYDQKGFSLTFHEDFIKGTELVAQIKKYNFFSYNVNEALHLSPKEEKQIESIVTNIDTEYHNNQDEFSKDIIISQLSTLLKYANRFYERQFLNRKEFSTDLLSLFNQQLDTYFETGQLQENGIPSIEQIAGKLSVSQRYLSDTLKKETGKTTTEHLQLYLIDEAKNTLLNPQKSISEVAYELGFEYPPYFSRLFKKKEGISPSQYRQKYKMN